A single region of the Xenopus laevis strain J_2021 chromosome 4L, Xenopus_laevis_v10.1, whole genome shotgun sequence genome encodes:
- the gins3.L gene encoding DNA replication complex GINS protein PSF3 yields the protein MWEPYMPVEPGLGREENFLSLEDLLMSQEKLPCCIESGFPRLGFLDKGGDSDSIPEGSKMELPLWLAKGLYDNKRRVLSVELPKIYREGWRTVFSADANVVDLHKMGPHYYGFGSQLLNFDSPENPEIAKTILQTFVGRFRRIMDSSQNAYNEDTSGLVARLDELERSLFRAGQRGLNAFQSWERGKAAQITASNLVQNYKKRKFNEADA from the exons ATGTGGGAACCCTACATGCCAGTGGAACCCGGCTTGGGCAGGGAGGAGAATTTTCTTTCCTTGGAAGATCTCTTAATGTCACAGGAAAAACTACCTTGTTGTATAGAAAGCGGCTTCCCTCGGCTCGGCTTCCTAGATAAAGGTGGAGACAGTGACAGCATCCCTGAG GGTAGCAAAATGGAACTTCCACTATGGTTGGCGAAAGGTCTTTATGACAACAAAAGACGTGTACTTTCAGTAGAACTTCCAAAGATTTACCGAGAGGGCTGGCGAACTGTTTTCAGTGCCGATGCCAATGTGGTGGACCTGCACAAGATGGGACCTCACTACTATGGGTTTGGCTCGCAACTTCTCAACTTTGACAGTCCAGAAAACCCAGAGATTGCAAAGACAATATTGCAG ACATTTGTTGGACGTTTCCGTCGCATTATGGACTCTTCTCAAAATGCTTATAATGAAGATACCTCAGGGCTAGTGGCACGACTGGATGAACTGGAACGCAGCCTGTTTAGGGCAGGCCAAAGAGGACTGAATGCATTTCAGAGCTGGGAAAGAGGAAAGGCTGCCCAGATTACTGCCTCCAACTTGGTGCAGAactataagaaaagaaaatttaatgaGGCTGATGCTTGA